From a single Bacillus pseudomycoides DSM 12442 genomic region:
- a CDS encoding M23 family metallopeptidase: MKNRRVEEIKKRIAKRKEEQERLEEEQYFSEGNFDGETMFIEEGEKEVHPLFRKEVFLFKFLLAAILVLSVAILFKNAPASFDGARTVVKQVMQEEFQFATVSKWYENQFGKPLAFLPANEKKQGIQQKDYAVPASGKVMQSFQKDGQGVFVQTAANTTVESVNEGVVIFAGKKEGFGNIVEIQHADGTESWYGNLGEASVKLYDYVEKKQKVGTVGTNADNKNGKFYFAIKKNEKFIDPIQVISFE, encoded by the coding sequence ATGAAGAATAGACGTGTAGAAGAGATTAAAAAACGGATTGCAAAGAGAAAAGAAGAACAAGAGAGACTCGAGGAAGAACAGTATTTTTCTGAAGGAAACTTTGATGGAGAAACGATGTTCATTGAAGAAGGTGAAAAAGAGGTGCATCCTCTTTTTCGAAAGGAAGTATTTTTATTTAAATTTTTATTAGCGGCGATTCTCGTTCTCTCGGTAGCCATTTTATTTAAAAATGCACCAGCTTCTTTTGATGGAGCAAGAACGGTTGTAAAACAAGTTATGCAAGAGGAATTTCAGTTTGCTACTGTATCCAAGTGGTACGAAAATCAATTTGGAAAACCGCTCGCTTTTCTACCTGCAAATGAAAAGAAACAAGGCATACAGCAAAAAGATTATGCAGTTCCGGCTTCAGGGAAAGTTATGCAAAGTTTTCAAAAAGATGGCCAAGGTGTATTTGTACAAACAGCCGCGAATACAACTGTTGAATCGGTAAATGAAGGGGTTGTTATTTTCGCTGGTAAGAAAGAGGGGTTTGGGAATATAGTTGAGATCCAGCATGCAGATGGTACGGAATCATGGTATGGAAATTTAGGTGAGGCATCTGTAAAATTATATGATTATGTTGAAAAGAAACAAAAGGTTGGAACAGTTGGGACCAATGCGGATAACAAGAATGGCAAGTTCTATTTTGCAATTAAAAAGAATGAAAAATTTATCGATCCGATTCAGGTGATTTCATTTGAATAA
- a CDS encoding M50 family metallopeptidase, whose translation MNKYSEVLSKITVHPLFWGIIAIGIFTARFKELLLLFCIVLIHELGHAFAAAHYKWRIKQIQLLPFGGVAELEEHGNKPLKEELIVVIAGPIQHVWMIGLAYALARAGWFSEELYHFFVWNNLMILGFNLLPIWPLDGGKVLFNVLSHQFPYLQAHEKMMKISCVFFSVILGWQLFWNSNSIMMWVLLLFLAISLYQEWKQRRYAFMRFLLERYYGNKRDIEKIAPIEVRTEDRLYTIFTKFRRGYKHSIIVHGKYKEHYTLDENELLYAYFTEKRTTSSVEELIG comes from the coding sequence TTGAATAAATATAGTGAAGTATTGTCAAAAATTACAGTGCATCCACTGTTTTGGGGAATTATAGCTATTGGGATTTTTACGGCGCGTTTTAAAGAATTACTACTTTTATTTTGTATCGTTTTGATTCATGAGCTTGGGCACGCCTTCGCAGCTGCTCATTATAAATGGAGAATCAAGCAAATACAACTTTTGCCGTTTGGCGGGGTGGCAGAGCTTGAGGAACATGGGAATAAGCCGTTAAAGGAAGAATTAATCGTTGTAATAGCAGGACCTATTCAACATGTATGGATGATTGGGCTAGCTTATGCTTTGGCTAGGGCAGGATGGTTTAGTGAGGAACTTTATCATTTCTTTGTATGGAACAATTTAATGATTCTAGGGTTTAATTTACTACCAATTTGGCCACTAGATGGTGGAAAAGTATTGTTTAATGTTTTATCACATCAATTTCCTTATTTACAAGCGCATGAGAAAATGATGAAAATATCATGTGTTTTTTTTAGTGTAATATTAGGTTGGCAACTGTTTTGGAATAGTAATAGTATTATGATGTGGGTGCTGCTTCTGTTTTTAGCTATTTCTTTATATCAAGAATGGAAGCAACGGCGCTATGCGTTTATGCGTTTTTTACTAGAACGTTATTATGGAAACAAGCGAGATATTGAAAAGATTGCTCCAATTGAAGTGCGAACTGAGGATCGATTATACACGATTTTCACAAAGTTTCGGAGAGGGTATAAGCACTCGATTATCGTTCATGGTAAATATAAAGAGCATTATACATTAGACGAAAACGAATTGCTTTATGCTTATTTTACCGAAAAACGAACTACTTCATCTGTGGAAGAGTTAATCGGTTAG